One Tenrec ecaudatus isolate mTenEca1 chromosome 12, mTenEca1.hap1, whole genome shotgun sequence DNA segment encodes these proteins:
- the SNX21 gene encoding sorting nexin-21, producing MASRLLHRLRHVLAGDGPEEAAAGSETEQFPESSELEDDDAEGLSSRLSGTLSFTSADEEGDEGDEEVGPDPLAPGHEASGIDAELSAPPDAPRGSQLLTRQLQDFWKKSRSTLVPQRLLFEVTSASVVKDPPSKYVLYTLAVIGPGLPDHQPAQISRRYSDFEQLHRSLQRRFRRTMAAISFPRKRLRRNFTAETIARRSRAFEQFLGHLQAVPELRWTRDLQDFFVLPELRRAQGLTCTGLYREALALWDNAWQLQTQLGTPSGPDRPLLTLAGLAVCHQELENPREAQVCCEKALQLLGDKDPHPLLAPFLEAHVRLSWRLGLDKRQTEAQLQALQEAGLTPTPPPSLKELLIKEVLD from the exons ATGGCCTCGCGGCTCCTGCACCGGCTGCGGCACGTCCTGGCCGGCGACGGCCCCGAGGAGGCGGCCGCCGGCTCCGAGACCGAGCAGTTCCCGGAGAGCTCGGAGCTGGAAGACGACGACGCCGAGGGCCTGTCCTCCCGCCTAAGCGGCACCCTCAGTTTCACCAGCGCCGACGAGGAGGGCGACGAGGGCGACGAGGAGGTTGGCCCCGACCCGCTGGCCCCTGGGCACGAGGCGTCGGGAATAGACGCAG AACTGAGCGCCCCACCTGACGCGCCTCGGGGCAGTCAGCTCCTGACCCGGCAGCTGCAGGACTTCTGGAAAAAGTCGAGGAGCACCCTGGTACCCCAGCGGCTGCTTTTCGAGGTGACAAGCGCCAGTGTCGTCAAGGACCCACCCTCCAAGTACGTG CTCTACACCCTCGCCGTGATTGGCCCCGGGCTCCCAGACCACCAGCCGGCCCAGATCTCCCGCCGCTACTCGGACTTTGAGCAGCTGCACCGCAGCCTACAGCGGCGGTTCCGGCGTACCATGGCGGCCATCTCCTTCCCGCGGAAGCGCCTGCGCCGGAACTTCACGGCAGAGACCATTGCACGCCGCAGCCGGGCTTTCGAGCAGTTTCTAGGCCATCTGCAGGCAGTGCCTGAGCTGCGCTGGACCCGGGACCTGCAGGACTTCTTCGTGCTGCCCGAGCTGCGGCGGGCCCAGGGTCTCACCTGCACCGGCCTCTACCGTGAGGCCCTGGCGCTGTGGGACAATGCCTGGCAGCTGCAGACCCAGCTCGGCACCCCTTCTGGCCCAGACCGGCCGCTGCTGACCCTGGCAGGGCTGGCTGTGTGTCACCAGGAGCTGGAGAACCCCAGGGAGGCTCAGGTCTGCTGTGAGAAGGCCCTGCAGCTGCTGGGGGACAAGGACCCCCACCCGTTGCTGGCACCTTTTCTAGAGGCCCATGTCCGGCTCTCTTGGCGCCTGGGCCTGGACAAacgccagacagaggcccagctcCAGGCCTTACAGGAGGCAGGCCTGACCCCTACTCCGCCCCCCAGCCTCAAAGAGCTGCTCATCAAGGAGGTGTTGGACTGA
- the TNNC2 gene encoding troponin C, skeletal muscle, protein MIAEFKAAFDMFDADGGGDISVKELGTVMRMLGQTPTKEELDAIIEEVDEDGSGTIDFEEFLVMMVRQMKEDAKGKSEEELAECFRIFDRNADGYIDAEELAEIFRASGEHVTEEEIESLMKDGDKNNDGRIDFDEFLKMMEGVQ, encoded by the exons ATGATTGCTG AGTTCAAGGCCGCCTTTGACATGTTCGATGCCGATGGTGGCGGAGATATCAGCGTCAAGGAGCTGGGCACGGTGATGAGGATGTTGGGCCAGACACCCACGAAGGAAGAGCTGGACGCCATCATCGAGGAGGTGGACGAGGATG GCAGCGGCACCATCGACTTCGAAGAGTTCTTGGTCATGATGGTGCGCCAGATGAAAGAGGACGCCAAAGGGAAGAGTGAGGAGGAGCTCGCCGAGTGTTTCCGCATTTTTGACAG GAACGCAGACGGCTACATCGACGCCGAGGAGCTTGCTGAGATATTCAGGGCCTCCGGGGAGCACGTGACGGAGGAGGAGATCGAGTCCCTGATGAAGGACGGCGACAAGAACAACGACGGCCGCATCGACTTCGACG AGTTCCTGAAGATGATGGAGGGCGTGCAGTAA